One genomic region from Candidatus Neomarinimicrobiota bacterium encodes:
- a CDS encoding oligopeptide transporter, OPT family, with translation MVKKGLPAEAYEKVPAENYVPYVPSDISITEFTIKSLLLGALFGILFGMANAYLGLMAGLTISTAIPLAVITIAVAKAFEKIWGKTSILENNITKTAGSASSSLASGIIFTIPALYMWSHDPGLLKITLIALFGGLLGVVFMIPLRKFLIWNEHGNLPYPEGIGSAEVLVAADTGGTNAKNVFTGLGIGLIYTSIMDIINLWTREIWIKIPFIKKASIGMNTRPSLLGVGYILGFKIALIMAAGGLLSWLIIIPAIAYIGENFTSPLYPETNLSIKEMSPDQIWTRYIRYIGAGAVATAGFITLIKSIPIMISSFKVGIKNIRKNSKLNQLRTDTDLSMKTVLAIIVLVVLLLTFIPYVFDYTNSIIFRLITALWIVLFAFFFTTVSSRIVGLVGVTSNPTSGMIIATLILTSLIFLALGFKGLEGKIAAISVGAIVGCAASIAGDTSQDLKTGFLIGATPKYQQIAEIIGVITTCFFVAGSVLILGKAYGFGSKELPAPQANMMKMVVDGVIGANIPWIFVLIGVCISLFVHFVLKLPSLAFAVGVYLPVSTMIPILIGGTIRKVIEKKVKNNKELLVKRREKGILFGSGLVGGDGLMGVVIGLLVILKIRPAILPENWAGSFNILIAILFFAILSFLLVQSTKTEES, from the coding sequence ATGGTTAAAAAAGGTTTACCAGCTGAGGCTTACGAGAAGGTACCAGCGGAAAACTATGTACCATATGTACCATCCGATATTTCTATAACAGAATTTACCATAAAATCTTTATTGTTGGGTGCATTGTTTGGTATCTTGTTCGGAATGGCAAATGCCTATCTCGGTCTCATGGCTGGATTAACTATATCTACTGCTATACCATTAGCCGTTATAACTATTGCCGTTGCCAAAGCGTTCGAAAAGATTTGGGGTAAGACATCTATATTAGAAAATAATATCACAAAAACAGCTGGCTCAGCAAGTTCATCTCTTGCATCAGGTATAATTTTTACAATACCTGCATTATATATGTGGAGTCACGATCCCGGACTATTGAAAATAACACTTATTGCTCTTTTTGGCGGCCTATTGGGAGTTGTTTTTATGATCCCTTTACGTAAATTCCTGATATGGAATGAACATGGAAATCTACCTTATCCGGAGGGTATAGGTTCTGCCGAAGTACTGGTGGCCGCTGATACTGGTGGTACAAATGCAAAGAACGTCTTTACAGGACTTGGTATTGGGCTTATATATACTTCCATAATGGATATTATTAATCTATGGACAAGAGAAATATGGATAAAGATACCATTCATTAAGAAAGCTTCCATTGGCATGAATACTCGACCATCTCTACTGGGAGTTGGTTATATACTTGGATTTAAAATAGCACTGATTATGGCTGCCGGCGGACTTCTTTCATGGCTTATTATAATTCCGGCTATAGCTTATATAGGTGAAAATTTTACATCACCTTTATATCCAGAAACTAATCTTTCGATAAAGGAAATGTCCCCAGATCAAATCTGGACAAGATATATTAGATACATTGGTGCAGGCGCTGTAGCCACAGCTGGATTTATTACATTAATAAAGTCAATTCCCATCATGATTTCCTCATTTAAAGTCGGAATAAAAAATATTAGAAAGAACTCTAAACTAAATCAACTCAGAACAGATACAGACCTGTCTATGAAAACTGTTCTGGCAATCATTGTTCTGGTCGTACTCTTACTCACTTTCATTCCATACGTCTTTGACTACACCAATTCTATCATCTTTAGATTAATTACAGCACTATGGATAGTTCTATTCGCATTTTTCTTTACAACGGTATCTTCAAGGATAGTTGGACTTGTTGGTGTAACATCAAATCCCACATCAGGAATGATTATTGCTACTTTGATACTAACCAGCCTTATATTTCTCGCTTTAGGTTTTAAAGGATTAGAGGGTAAAATTGCGGCTATAAGCGTTGGAGCAATTGTCGGATGTGCTGCTTCTATAGCTGGAGATACATCTCAGGATTTAAAAACAGGCTTTTTAATAGGAGCTACACCAAAATATCAGCAGATTGCAGAAATTATCGGAGTAATAACTACCTGTTTCTTTGTAGCTGGAAGCGTACTTATACTTGGCAAAGCCTATGGCTTTGGTTCAAAAGAATTACCTGCTCCACAGGCAAATATGATGAAAATGGTTGTCGACGGAGTAATTGGAGCAAACATACCATGGATTTTCGTGTTAATTGGAGTGTGCATTTCTCTCTTTGTACATTTTGTGTTGAAACTACCTTCTCTCGCATTCGCTGTTGGAGTTTATTTACCCGTTTCTACAATGATTCCTATCTTAATTGGTGGTACAATTAGAAAGGTAATAGAAAAAAAAGTCAAAAATAATAAGGAACTTTTAGTAAAAAGAAGAGAAAAAGGTATATTATTTGGCTCAGGGCTCGTTGGCGGAGATGGGTTAATGGGCGTTGTTATTGGACTCCTTGTAATATTGAAAATAAGACCTGCTATACTTCCTGAAAACTGGGCAGGCAGTTTCAATATTTTAATTGCTATATTATTTTTTGCTATTTTATCTTTTTTACTAGTACAATCAACAAAAACTGAGGAGAGTTAA
- a CDS encoding DUF3098 domain-containing protein, which translates to MQEFYITKTNILIFLVGLIVIATGYIIMATGETYSFSSLTISPILLLIGYLVIIPISILYKKKK; encoded by the coding sequence ATTCAAGAATTTTATATTACAAAAACAAATATATTGATCTTTTTGGTAGGACTCATAGTAATTGCTACTGGCTATATAATAATGGCAACAGGAGAAACATATAGTTTTAGTTCTTTAACCATTTCTCCTATATTATTGCTTATCGGCTACCTTGTAATAATTCCAATATCTATTTTGTATAAAAAGAAGAAATAA
- a CDS encoding acetate kinase — translation MKVLVLNCGSSSLKFKLIETSLRQMQIDADKEVAKGLIEKIGLPGAEVHYWDSNGKYYHEVASILNHGDALNKSVTLLEDEKIGVLKSRNEIDAIGHRVVHGGEYFHKSVIIDSKVIGVIQECSRFAPLHNPHNLEGIRVAMEIFPNVPNVAAFDTQFHYSIPPHAYLYAIPTYFYYRDGIRRYGFHGLSHYYVTYRFSRLLEKPLDKVKLISCHLGNGASITAVKNGKSIDTSMGFTPLEGLVMGTRCGDLDPEVVIYIMAREGLSLSEASSLLNKQSGLLGLSGISNDMRHILKEADHGNIQCKYAFEVFCYRIKKYISAYLGILNGADGIVFTAGIGENSPRVRDKSLEDMENLGIVIDKDKNNEAIGREMEISKKDSKVKVWVIPTNEELVIARDTVEVLSKQ, via the coding sequence ATGAAAGTTTTGGTTCTTAATTGTGGTAGTTCTTCATTAAAATTTAAATTGATCGAAACATCCTTACGTCAAATGCAAATCGATGCTGATAAAGAAGTAGCCAAAGGTTTGATAGAAAAAATAGGACTTCCAGGGGCTGAGGTACACTACTGGGATAGCAATGGTAAATATTACCATGAGGTAGCCTCAATTTTAAATCATGGTGATGCATTGAATAAATCTGTTACATTACTTGAGGATGAAAAAATTGGTGTATTAAAGTCAAGAAATGAAATTGACGCTATTGGTCACCGGGTAGTTCATGGTGGTGAATATTTCCACAAGTCAGTAATAATTGATAGCAAAGTTATCGGCGTGATTCAGGAATGCTCGCGGTTTGCCCCTTTACATAATCCGCATAATCTTGAAGGTATAAGAGTGGCAATGGAAATTTTTCCCAATGTTCCAAATGTTGCTGCCTTTGATACACAATTTCATTATAGTATTCCACCTCATGCTTATCTTTATGCAATACCCACGTATTTCTATTATCGAGATGGGATAAGAAGATATGGTTTTCACGGATTAAGCCATTATTACGTTACGTACAGGTTTTCAAGGTTGCTGGAAAAACCGTTGGATAAGGTTAAACTTATTTCATGTCATCTTGGTAATGGAGCCAGTATTACCGCGGTAAAAAATGGAAAGTCAATTGATACATCTATGGGATTTACACCACTCGAGGGGCTAGTGATGGGAACGAGATGTGGTGACCTTGATCCTGAAGTGGTCATTTATATTATGGCAAGGGAGGGACTGAGTTTATCCGAGGCAAGCTCACTTTTAAATAAACAATCTGGGCTTCTTGGACTATCAGGTATTTCCAATGATATGAGACATATCCTTAAAGAAGCTGATCATGGTAATATTCAGTGTAAATACGCTTTTGAAGTTTTCTGTTATAGAATTAAAAAATATATTTCAGCTTACCTCGGAATTTTGAATGGTGCCGATGGGATTGTATTTACCGCGGGAATTGGTGAGAATTCACCCAGAGTCAGGGATAAATCGCTGGAGGATATGGAGAATCTTGGAATAGTGATAGATAAGGATAAAAATAACGAGGCTATTGGAAGAGAAATGGAAATATCCAAAAAAGATTCAAAGGTAAAGGTCTGGGTTATACCGACAAATGAAGAACTTGTTATTGCTCGAGATACTGTGGAAGTATTATCCAAACAATAA
- the larA gene encoding nickel-dependent lactate racemase, giving the protein MIIDLGELEPKYGKLEIDDENIIGIIQPKEFYQTDYKKLIIDSLENPIGKEKFSDFLNNKEKILVIINDYTRPTPTEKVLEIINEYTPMHKLGFIMALGTHRVPKEGELKAVLGKFYSTLRYRLKYHDCKDESKLIFKGESNRGTPIYINKIVYEYDGIIVIGSSEPHYFAGYTGGRKAFIPGLAGFETISKNHKFAMSPESKTLELDGNPVHEDMMDIIDKLNIREKVFSIQTVVDKDKRICFACSGDLVSSFNSIVNHVNQIYTVPVSEKADIIIAIVGEPMDVNLYQSHKALENAKLCLKENGIIVLISRCITGVGSDGFYNFLKESKSPDEAILKSSKSFDFGNHKAYKFAELLTHADVYIVSELSDDIVKNVFMVPFKTVQRAYNKAIEVKGKNSRILVIKDAGVTIPILNSKSLIDIGG; this is encoded by the coding sequence ATGATTATAGATTTAGGGGAATTGGAACCAAAATACGGTAAATTGGAAATTGACGATGAAAATATAATTGGAATAATTCAACCAAAAGAGTTTTACCAAACTGATTATAAAAAGTTAATTATAGATTCCTTAGAAAACCCTATCGGAAAAGAAAAATTTTCAGATTTTCTTAATAACAAGGAAAAAATATTGGTTATCATAAATGATTATACAAGACCTACTCCAACTGAAAAAGTATTGGAGATTATAAACGAATATACTCCTATGCACAAACTGGGATTTATAATGGCTCTTGGTACCCACAGAGTTCCAAAGGAAGGTGAATTAAAAGCTGTGCTTGGTAAGTTTTATTCGACATTAAGATATAGATTAAAATATCATGACTGTAAGGATGAATCAAAGCTTATTTTTAAAGGGGAATCAAATAGGGGTACGCCTATTTATATAAATAAAATTGTTTATGAGTATGATGGGATTATTGTAATCGGGTCTTCTGAACCGCACTATTTTGCGGGTTATACCGGTGGCAGAAAGGCTTTTATACCGGGACTGGCTGGATTTGAAACAATATCAAAGAATCATAAATTTGCAATGAGCCCTGAATCCAAGACACTTGAACTTGATGGAAATCCTGTTCATGAAGATATGATGGATATAATTGATAAGCTCAATATAAGAGAGAAGGTTTTCTCAATACAAACAGTTGTTGATAAAGATAAAAGGATATGTTTTGCATGTTCAGGTGATTTAGTATCGTCATTTAATAGTATCGTTAATCATGTTAATCAGATATATACCGTCCCGGTATCAGAAAAGGCAGACATAATAATAGCAATTGTTGGTGAACCCATGGATGTCAACTTATATCAGTCCCATAAGGCTCTGGAAAATGCGAAACTCTGTTTAAAAGAAAATGGTATAATCGTTCTAATATCAAGGTGTATTACAGGGGTTGGTTCCGATGGTTTCTACAATTTTTTAAAGGAAAGCAAAAGTCCTGATGAAGCGATTTTAAAATCGAGCAAAAGTTTTGATTTTGGTAATCACAAAGCTTATAAGTTTGCTGAATTATTAACCCATGCTGATGTCTATATAGTATCCGAATTATCAGATGATATTGTTAAGAATGTATTTATGGTGCCATTTAAGACTGTTCAAAGAGCTTATAATAAAGCAATTGAAGTAAAAGGGAAAAATTCTCGCATATTAGTAATAAAGGATGCTGGAGTAACAATTCCCATTCTTAACTCTAAGAGTTTAATTGATATAGGAGGCTGA
- a CDS encoding zinc ribbon domain-containing protein codes for MPTYEYICDNCKFEFEEFQSIGSEPLKICPKCGKDTIRRVISGGIGLIFKGSGFYITDYKQKGNGGDNPKKEKEKVEKSQEQKK; via the coding sequence ATGCCAACGTATGAGTATATCTGTGATAACTGTAAATTTGAATTTGAAGAATTTCAAAGTATTGGATCGGAGCCACTTAAAATATGTCCAAAGTGTGGTAAAGATACAATACGCAGAGTAATTTCTGGTGGTATAGGGTTGATTTTTAAAGGTTCAGGCTTTTACATTACTGACTACAAGCAAAAAGGGAACGGTGGAGATAACCCGAAAAAAGAAAAGGAAAAAGTTGAGAAAAGCCAAGAGCAAAAAAAATGA
- the pta gene encoding phosphate acetyltransferase codes for MELLERIRTEAARKNKTIVLPESHDVRVLKASEILTKEGICNVILVGNRDSIIKLAKEYSIDLDKVNFIDPGNYDKFDEFVEMYFQKRKNKGITIDQAARIVKNNIFFGAMIVEKSIADGCVAGADTSTADVLRAALHIIGPSKSVNTVSSDIFIISPGEEFIYSFADCAVIPDPTPAQLADIAISTAETHKAVIGTEPIVAMLSFSTKGSAKHPLVDKVIEATELVKQRRQDLKIDGELQFDAAIVESVANKKAPNSEVAGRANVLIFPDLNSGNIGYKIAQRIGKCEAIGPIIQGLAKPMNDLSRGCSVDDIVNVASILCNMST; via the coding sequence ATGGAACTGCTAGAAAGGATAAGGACTGAAGCGGCAAGAAAGAATAAAACTATTGTGTTACCAGAATCTCATGACGTAAGAGTTTTGAAAGCAAGTGAAATATTGACTAAGGAAGGGATATGTAATGTTATTTTGGTTGGGAATAGAGATAGTATAATTAAACTGGCAAAGGAATATTCTATTGACCTGGATAAAGTCAATTTTATTGATCCAGGGAACTACGATAAATTTGATGAGTTTGTCGAAATGTATTTTCAAAAGAGAAAAAATAAAGGCATTACAATAGATCAAGCTGCAAGGATTGTTAAAAATAATATTTTCTTTGGTGCAATGATTGTTGAAAAGAGTATCGCAGATGGATGTGTTGCTGGAGCTGATACCAGTACAGCCGATGTATTAAGAGCGGCTCTTCATATTATTGGTCCATCTAAGAGTGTAAATACTGTATCAAGCGATATATTTATCATATCTCCGGGTGAAGAGTTTATTTACAGCTTTGCTGATTGTGCCGTCATACCCGATCCGACACCAGCTCAGCTGGCTGACATCGCTATCTCTACAGCTGAAACTCATAAAGCAGTCATAGGCACTGAACCAATCGTAGCAATGCTGTCTTTTTCGACGAAGGGAAGTGCAAAACATCCTCTTGTTGATAAAGTTATAGAAGCAACAGAATTGGTAAAGCAGAGAAGACAGGATTTAAAAATTGACGGTGAACTACAGTTTGATGCTGCTATTGTAGAATCTGTAGCAAATAAAAAAGCTCCCAACAGCGAAGTTGCTGGTAGAGCTAACGTTTTGATTTTCCCTGACCTGAATTCTGGTAATATCGGTTATAAAATAGCTCAGAGAATTGGTAAATGTGAGGCAATCGGTCCTATCATACAAGGGCTTGCGAAACCAATGAATGATTTGTCAAGGGGATGTAGCGTTGATGATATAGTTAATGTAGCTTCGATACTTTGTAATATGAGTACTTGA
- the coaD gene encoding pantetheine-phosphate adenylyltransferase — protein MRKIAIYPGSFDPITNGHIDILKRAAGIFDLVYIAVAVNLKKDVLFNSEERLEMIEKSIKGIENVKVEKFSGLTVEFAKKVGAIAIVRGLRAISDFEYEFQMALMNKHLNPDIDTIFLMAHQDYSYLSSSVVKELAKLGADVSKFVPELVNQMLRKKFRGS, from the coding sequence ATGAGGAAAATAGCAATATATCCAGGATCTTTTGATCCGATTACCAATGGTCATATAGATATATTAAAAAGAGCTGCTGGTATATTTGATCTTGTATATATAGCTGTAGCAGTAAATCTTAAAAAGGACGTTCTTTTTAATTCTGAAGAAAGGTTAGAGATGATAGAGAAATCAATAAAGGGCATAGAAAATGTGAAAGTAGAGAAGTTCTCTGGTCTAACAGTTGAATTTGCAAAGAAAGTTGGGGCGATAGCTATAGTTAGAGGACTAAGGGCAATTTCTGATTTTGAATATGAGTTTCAAATGGCATTGATGAATAAGCACTTAAACCCAGATATAGATACTATATTTTTAATGGCTCATCAAGATTATAGCTATTTATCATCGAGTGTAGTAAAAGAATTAGCAAAGCTCGGAGCTGATGTTAGCAAATTTGTACCTGAGCTTGTAAATCAAATGTTACGTAAAAAGTTTAGAGGAAGTTAA
- the rsmD gene encoding 16S rRNA (guanine(966)-N(2))-methyltransferase RsmD, translating into MPKIIGGQFKGRKLKAFDLSFLRPTLSKVKESVFNKLGSVEDLYIVDLFAGCGNLGFEAISRGAAHCIFVDNSRRAINIINENAQLLGVVDKVELRCMDALRFLRTNFKADIIFIDPPYNYKSYNNLLIHIGKLDRECKIILECNKSVTLPLVNELTQTDSVKIGDTIVYFYEK; encoded by the coding sequence ATGCCTAAGATTATTGGTGGGCAGTTTAAAGGTCGTAAATTAAAGGCCTTTGACCTTTCATTTTTAAGACCTACACTATCTAAAGTCAAGGAATCGGTATTCAATAAACTTGGAAGCGTTGAAGATTTATATATAGTCGATCTATTCGCCGGTTGCGGTAACCTTGGATTTGAGGCTATTTCAAGAGGAGCAGCGCATTGCATATTTGTGGATAACAGTAGAAGGGCGATCAACATTATAAATGAAAATGCACAACTCCTGGGAGTTGTTGATAAGGTTGAGTTAAGGTGTATGGATGCATTACGATTTCTTAGAACTAACTTTAAGGCTGATATAATTTTTATTGATCCCCCATACAATTATAAATCCTACAATAATTTACTAATTCATATCGGTAAGCTTGATAGAGAGTGTAAAATTATTCTTGAATGTAATAAGAGTGTAACTCTACCACTAGTTAACGAATTGACTCAAACCGACTCTGTCAAAATCGGTGACACTATTGTCTACTTTTATGAAAAATGA